From Rhodococcus sp. B7740:
GTAGGGGGAGTGCTCACTTGGCCTTGGCGGTGGTGATGCGGTTGGCGAGCATCGTCTGGAACGGTGCGCGGGAGAGCGTGTCGTTCTCGTACTCGAGCAGGGTTTCGAGGTCCTCGATCGAGAGTGTGCGCAGGCGCGCGCGCAGCTGCGCCAGGGCGAGGGTGTCGAAGTCGATCATCTCGACGATCTCGGGCTTGTCGGCGGAGGGAGCGCGCTTGGCCGAGGTGTCCTGGACCGGCTCGTCCAGCGGAGGCGTCGAGTACAGAGCGAAGCGGCCGTTCGCAGCGACGGGCTCGGCCACGGTGGCGTCGGGCACATCGACGTCGTCGGTGATGACAGCGGCGTCGAATCTCGACTCGGTGTCGAAGGTCTCGTCTCCGTCGTCGTCGAAGCTGGCCCAGGCGGGCTGCTCCTCGGTCGGGGTCCCGATGACCGGCAGGGTCGCGATGATCAGATCGCCCTTGATGGCCAGCGCCGTCACCTGCTGCTGGAATCGCATGCCACGCGCCAGTGCCTCGCTGACGACCGTCATCGGCAGCATCAGGGCGGAACCGGGAAGCTTGCGAGCCTCTTCCACGACGGTCACGGCGACGCCTGCAGCCACGCGCGCTGCAAAGGGGACTCGAGTCATGTGCACCAGACTGCCCGAAACCGTGAACTTTGGGTAGCCGACAGGCGGTACGACCCACTCCAGCCGGTGCTCGAGGTCACGGAAACGAGGTAGCCGCGCTCGGTGCACGTATCCTGGTAGGTATGTCTTCGGCTGTTCCACTGAATCTTGGTATTGCACAGTCCGCCGGTACGGGTGCGTCCTCGTACGCCGGGGGTAAGCGAGTGTTGCTCGCGGAGCCGCGGGGCTACTGCGCGGGTGTCGATCGTGCGGTCGAGACCGTCGAGAAGGCGCTCGAACAGCACGGTGCGCCGGTGTACGTGCGCAAGGAGATCGTGCACAACCGGCACGTGGTCGAGACGCTGTCCGATCGCGGCGCGGTGTTCGTGGAGGAAACCGACGAGGTTCCTGAGGGATCGCTGCTGGTGTTCTCCGCGCACGGTGTCTCACCTGCCGTACACACCTCTGCGGCCGAGCGAAACCTGCGCACGATCGACGCCACCTGCCCCTTGGTGACCAAGGTGCACCAGGAAGCCAAACGCTTCGCCCGAGACGACTACGACATCCTGCTCATCGGCCACGAAGGTCACGAGGAGGTCGAGGGCACCGCAGGTGAGGCTCCCGAGCACATTCAGCTGGTCGACGGGCCCGAATCGGTCGACAACGTCACCGTTCGAGACGAGAACAAGGTCATCTGGCTGTCCCAGACCACGCTGAGTGTCGACGAGACGATGCTGACGGTCGCGAAACTGCGTGAGCGCTTCCCGACGCTGCAGGACCCGCCCAGCGACGACATCTGCTACGCCACACAGAACCGTCAGGTCGCCGTGAAAGCGATGGCACCGGAATGCGATCTGGTGATCGTCGTCGGCTCCAAGAACTCCTCCAACTCGGTGCGGTTGGTCGAGGTCGCGCTCGGTGCGGGTGCGCGAGCGAGCTACCTCGTCGACTACGCCAAGGAAATCGACCTGGCCTGGCTCGACGGGGTCGAGACGATCGGTATCACCTCGGGTGCGTCCGTACCGGAGATCCTGGTGCAGGGCGTCATCGAACTGTTCGCCGAGCACGGCTATGCAGACGTTCAGCCGGTCACCACCGCCAACGAGACCCTGGTGTTCTCTCTGCCCCGAGAGTTGCGTCCCGCTCGCTAGAAGCGACGTCAGCGAAAAGTCGACGCCTCGTATCGGAAACCTGCGCAGGAGCAGGAACCGATACGGGGCGTTTCTTCGTGTTCGGGCTAGTCGCTGTGGCGGTCGCGGTAGCGAACCCGCGGCACCGGATGCGGGGGAATGTCGTCCCGGTGCGGGGTGGGTAGAGCGTGATTGCCCTGGCCGTCCTCTGCGGGCGAACCGGGTGCCGCGGAACCGTTCGTCCGAGGAGTAACGACGGGCCTGGCTCCGGTGCTGTACGGATCGGCAACCTCGCGAGGAGCGTGAACCCGGGCCGAGCGCTCCCGACGAGGTTCGGTCGAATACCGGGGCTCTGCCGAGAAACGAGGCTCGGACGGTTGCGGTCGCTGTGCCTCACGGGACTGTCCCTGCGGATACTGCGTTCGCGGGTACTCGGGCTTCTGGTATTCGGGCTTGTAGTCCTGCCGAGGTGAGTCGGTGGCGGCGTATCGAGTCTGTGGTGCCGACGCGGCCGATCGTCGTGGGCTCGAACTCGAGCGAGGTTCGGTGTCGGGTCGCGGGCGGGAATCGGTGTTTCTGCGACCGACGTACGGCCCGGGCACGATGTCGGTGGCCTCGGCCGCGGAGTCGGTGCTGCGATCGGCTGCAGCTGCGCGCCTGCGGGACCGTTCCGGGCGCTCGTCCTGTGCCCGGCGCTGGGCTCTGGTCGCCTTGTCGTCGCCGGGCTTGCGGCTGCGTCGAACAGTGCCCTCGGTCTTCTGGCTTCGTCGAAGGGTGGGGGCATGCGTGTTCTGGCGTTTGAGCACGATGCGCAGGACTCCGAGTCCGACGGCGACCACGGTGCCGAGCAGCATCAGCGGAAACCGGTTGACCAGCGGAATGGCAACGTTGAGGATGATGTCCTTGAGGCTGGTGCCTGCGTTGTCGGTGAAGTACTGGTACGACAGCGGCACGGCCACGAACAGGATCAGTGGGGCTTGCACCATCGCCGTGAACAGTCCGCGGAAGCGGACCAGAAGGACGCCGGCGATGCAGCCGAGGATGTACATGAACGCGAACGCACCGGTCAGCTCGGTACCGCGTGCGGCATCGATCAGAAATCCGAGAAAAGTCAGTCCCGCGGCGATCGCGACGGCACCCCATGCGGGAACGCCGGGCAGGGTCGCGAGGATGGATCGGTGATCCAGCGGTACCCCGGAGCGGGCACGTTGGGAGGTAGACACCCCCCGAGGTTAGCCGTTGTTCAGCCGACTGCATCGCTGACATGACCGAAGTCGTGCCGGTAGCGGGACGAATCGGACAGTTTGGGACGCTCGTCGACTCGGGCGATGTCCACCGGCTCGGCGTCGAACAGTTCGAGCTCGTGCAGCTTTCTCGCCGTCACGCTCACCCGGGTGTCGACCGACCCGACGGTGGAGTTGAAGGACTCGACGGCCTTGCCGAGGTGGGCACCGAGCTTGTCCAGGTGCGTCGAGACGACACCGATCCGCGTGTACAGCTCACGCCCCAACTGCTGGATGCGTGCGGCGTCCTCGGCCAGTGACTCCTGCTTCCACGTGTAGGCGACGGTGCGCAGCAGCGCGACCAGGGTGGTCGGGGTGGCCAGGATCACGTTCCGGCCGAAGGCGTACTCGAGCAGACCGGTGTCCGATGTCAGGGCCGCGTCGAGAAACGGGTCGCCGGGAACGAACAGTACGACGAACTCCGGCGTCGGCTCGAACGCCTGCCAGTACGCCTTGTCGGCCAACTGGTCGATGTGGGTTCGCAGTTGCTTGGCGTGGCGTCGCAGATTCTTCTCCCGGGCGCCGGGATCCTCGTCCTGGGCGGCGTCGAGATACGCCGCGAACGGCACCTTGGCGTCGACGACGATCTGGCGTCCGCCGGCGAGACGAACGATCATGTCGGGTCTGATGCCGTCCTTGCTGACCTGAGTGTGGAAATCGCAGTGCTTGAGCATGCCTGCCAGCTCGACGACGCGCTCGAGCTGGATCTCGCCCCACCGGCCCCGGATCTGCGGTGCGCGCAGGGCGGTGACCAGCTGACCGGTCTGGGTGGACAGATGCATCGATGCACGGTGCATACCGGTGACCTGCTCCGACAGTCCCGCGTACGCCCGGATGCGATTGTGCTCGACCTGCCGGACGTGCTCGGAGAGCGCATCGACGGCGTCGTGCAACGGCTCGACCAGGTGCGAGACCTGTTGGCCGATCACGGTCGAATTGCGTCGAGCCGAGTCCTCGTTGACCGCACTCAGCGACTGCCGAAGGATGCCCTCGTGCTCGCGCAGCGCGGCCAGTTGAGCCTCGGCTCGTACGGCGCGATCGCCCATCCGGGAGGCGTGCAACAACCAGCCGACGACCGCGCCGATACCGAGTGCGACGAGCAGTCCGAACGCGGTGAGAATGTTCATGGGGCAGATGATGCAGGACGGTACCGACAACTTCGGTTCTCGATGGCTGTGGACCGCAGCTCACGTCCGACAGGCCGACGAGCCTCGAATAGTTTGTCGGTGCTTGCCGATAGCGTCGAACGCATGAGAATTCTGCACACCTCGGACTGGCACATCGGTCGCACCTTTCACGGTGTCGACCTGTTGGCCGATCAGGGCGCTGTGCTGAGGTCCATCGCGGAACTGGTTGCGGCACAATCGATCGATGTGGTGGTGGTGCCGGGCGACATCTACGACCGCGCTGTTCCCAGTGCCGATGCCGTCCTGGTCTGCAACCGCGGACTGGAGGCCATCCGTGCGGCCGGTGCCGTGATCGTCGCGACGTCGGGAAATCACGATTCACCCGCGCGACTGGGCGCAGGCGCGGCCTTCGCGTCGGCAGGAGGGCTGCATCTGATGACGCGGGTGGGCGATGTCGCGACCCCGGTCGTCATCGACGACGAGCACGGGTGCGTTGCGTTCTACGGCATTCCGTATCTCGAGCCCGAAACCACTCGCCTCGAACTCGACGTTCCCACTGCGCGTACTCATGCCGACGTTCTCGGTGCCGCGATGGATCGGGTGCGCGGTGACCTCGCGGCGAGAAGCGAGGCAGGGCAACGCGTTCGCTCGGTCGTGCTCGCCCACGCTTTCATCGTCGGCGGCGAAGCGACCGGATCGGAGCGGTCGATCTCCTCCGGCGGTATCGAGACCGCGCCTGCGTCGGCGTTCGACGGAGTCGACTACGTGGCGCTCGGACATCTGCATTCGCCCCAGACCCTCACCGACCGGGTGCGGTACTCCGGTTCGCCGCTGCCCTATTCGTTCGGCGAGCGGTCGCACCACAAGGCGGTATGGATCGTCGATCTCGATGCCGACGGGCTCGGCACTGTCGAGCGAGTGGATCTGCCGGTGGTCCGCGGCCTCGCCCGCATCGAAGGAACGCTCGAGGAATTGACCACGGACGCAGCGTATTGCGAGTTCGAGGATCACTACGTCTCCGCCGTGCTCACCGACGAGGTTCGACCGGTCGACGCAATGCGCTTGTTGCAGCAGCGTTTCCCGCACGCGATCCACCTGGAATGGCGTCGGCCGGAGGGATCCGGCGAGCTTCGCTACCGCGACCGTGTGCGCGGCCGCAGCGATCTCGACATCGCCACCTCCTTCGTGACGGACATGCGCAGCGTGCCGACGGCCGCGGAGTCCGCGCTCCTGTCCCGCGCTCTGGCCTCCGTGCAACGGGAGACCGAGGCCACCCGCGGGTCGGCCACCACGGCCGACCGCGGTGCTGCATGAGGCTGCATTCACTCGAGATCACCGCCTTCGGCCCCTTCGCGGGCACGGAGACGGTGGACTTCGATGCGCTGGGGGCCGACGGGCTGTTTCTGTTGCACGGTCACACCGGAGCCGGCAAGACGACGGTTCTCGACGCCGTGGCGTTCGCGCTGTACGGAACGGTGCCCGGAGCTCGTCGCGAGGGCAAGCGTCTGCTGTCCGATCACGCGGCCAAGGGTGCGGTGCCACAGGTCACGTTGGAAGCGACCCTCGGTGGGCGTCGGATCAGAATTGTGCGCAGTCCGGAATTCCTGCGGCCCAAGCTGCGAAGTACGGGTACCACCAAGCAACACGCCAAGGCCAGTCTCACCTGGCTCGACGGCCGCGGGCAGAACCTCACCCGGCTCAGCGAGATCGGTGACGCCGTCAACGCGCTGCTCGGGATGAGTGCCGACCAGTTCTTTCAGGTGGTGCTGCTGCCGCAGGGTGAGTTCGCGCGGTTCCTTCGAGCCGACAGCGACGAACGCGGGAACCTGCTCGAAAGACTCTTCGACACAGGCAGATTCGGTGATGTCGAGGAGTGGTTCGCGCAGCGCCGCCGGGAGCTCGCCGCCGAACTCGCCGACGCTCACCACGCCATCGACATCATGCTCGGCCGGGTGTCGCAGGCATCGGGTGTGCCCGAGCCCGCAGGCGAGGACGGCGAACAGCCGGACCCCCTCGAATGGGCGGCCGACGTCCTCGACGAAGCCCGGCAGAATCGGACCCTCGCGCAAGGTCGAGCGGTGCTGATCGACGCGGCAGCTCGGCGTGCGTCGGTAGCGCTGACGAAGGCCACCGCCGTTGTAGATCTGCAGCGTCGACGCGCACTCGCCGAGGGGCAACTCGTGCAGTATCGGGAGGGCGAGACGGTGCGAGCAGCGCGCAGAATCGAGCTCGCCGATTCCGCGGCCGCCGGGCCGATCGCGGACACTGCTGCAGACCTCCGTCTCGCACGACTGGCGACCGACGCCGCAACGTCCGCACTCGCGGCGGCGGAGCATGCCCTCCCGTCGACGGCGGAGGGCCGACGCTTCCACGCTGCACTGCACTGGCCACCGGCACCGGCGGATCCGTCGGCCGAGCGCACGGTCGTCGCACAGTTCGTGCGTGACTGGACCACCGATGTCGCGCGGTTACAGTCGCTGCTCGGTCTGGCCCGAGAAGCCGACCGACTCGACGGCACCCTCGCCGACTGTCGTGCGCAGCAACGCACCACCGCAGCGGCGATCGAACGCACCGTGCAGTCGCAGGCGTCGATGCCCGAGAAGATCGGAGCGGTCGAATCTCGGCTGGCACGAGCATCCTCGGCGGAGGCAGAGTTGCCGGGTCTCGAGGAGCGATGCGATCGTGCCCGCGCGGCAGCCGAGTCCGCCCTCGACCTGGTGCGCACACGCGCGACTCTGGCCGAGGCGGAGCGGGCCCGCGACAGCGCCAGAGCAGCGCACAACACGGCCTGGGCGCACCTACTCGATCTCCGTGAGCGACGCATCGACGGGATGGCGGCCGAGCTGGCGGCTCGTCTGGAGGCGGGAAAGCCGTGCGTCGTGTGCGGATCGGAGGTGCACCCGCATCCCGCTGCCGCGTCGACGTCGACGGTGACCAAGGCGCAGGAAGACAAGGCCGCCGCCGCGGAACGCAAGGCTGCTGCTGCGCTCGAACAAGCGGTCGCGGTCGTCGCAGAAGCGCAACGCGGCGTGGACCTGCTGCACCATCGCACCGGCGGGGAGTCCGCTGCGGAACTGACCCGGATTCTCGATGCCGCGACCACCGCAGTGCAGGACGCTCGTGCGCGTGCGGCCGATGTCGAACCCGCAACCGCGGAACTGCATCGGCTGCGGAGCGAGTCGGACGCGCTGACGGTCAGGCTCCACGACCTCGTCGCCTCGCGCAGTGCCGTCGACGAACGCATCTCGGCCACCGAGGAATCGCTGACGCAGATGCGAGCGTCGGTCGCCGAGGAAGTGAACGAGGGTGCGTCGCTGGTGGACCGAATCGCGGAGCGGGAAGCCTTGATCGACGGTGCCCGGCGAATTCAGGAGGCGCGTATCGCCTGGCTCGACGCCACCGCGCGGGCCGATGAGCTCACAGCCGAACTGGACCGGCGAGTGCAGGCTTCGAGCTTCGAGTCCGTCGACGCGGCAGCCGGGGCAGTACTGGCCGCGGACCGCGTCGAGCAGATCGAGACCGAACTGCGCACCGCCGAGGAGGCGCGCGCACATGCCGAGCACGTGTTGCGCGAGCCCGCCATCGTGGACGTGGCCGGCCGGCCGCCGGTGGATCTGGAACCGCTGGCACATGCGTGTTCCGAGCTGGACGAGAAGGTCAGGGCCGCTGCTGCCGAAGTGGCCGAATGCCGAAGGCGCGCAGACGATCTGGAACGACTGATCACCGAACTGTTCACCGCCGCCCAGGCCATCGCGCCACAACGCGCCGAGTTCGACGAACTGGCGAACCTGGCGGACGTCGTGGCAGGCCGGGGGCAGAATGCTCGCAAGATGTCGTTGCGCTCGTACGTCCTCGCGTCCCGACTCGAGGACGTCGCCGAGTCCGCATCCGCGAGGCTGCGTCGAATGTCCTCGGGGCGTTACGAATTCGTGCACTCCGACGAGGCTGGCGTCCGTGGCAAACGGGGCGGTCTCGGACTGGACATCAGGGACGACTACACCGGCGTCGTGCGCTCGGCGAAAACACTGTCGGGCGGTGAGGCGTTCCTCGCGTCGCTCTCGCTCGCCTTGGGCCTGGCCGATGTGGTGGCCGCCGAATCCGGAGGTGTCGTCCTCGACACGATGTTCATCGACGAAGGATTCGGCACGCTCGACGCCGACACCCTCGAATCAGTGATGTCGGTTCTCGACGAACTACGTGCGGGCGGACGCGTCGTCGGCGTGGTCAGCCATGTCGACGAGATGCGTCAACGCATTCCCAGCCGCCTCTACGTCAAGCGGGAGCGCACCGGATCGACACTTCAGGTCGTCGCGTCCTGACCTGACGCAGGTTTGTCGGACTTCGACTCGTCCTCGTCGTCCAGACCGGCCTGCTCCTCGGTCAACCCCTCGGGCGGCGGAATTTCGTCCTCGAGTTCGTCCTGGTCCGGTTCGTTCGAGCGGGCGTCGATCTGCTCGGACAGGTACCTGATCAGCACGGCAGCCACCGCGGCAGCCGGGACGGCGAGGAATGCGCCGATGATGCCGAACAGTGAGCTACCGCCGGTCACGGCCAGCAGCACTATCGCCGGGTGCAGGTTCATGCTGCGACTCTGCAGGATCGGTTGCAGCACATTGCCTTCCAGCTGCTGTACCGCGACGATGATGGCGAGCACGATCAGTGCAGTGGTCAGCCCGTTCGCAACCAGGGCCACCAGAACGGCGAGAGCGCCCGCCACGAACGCACCGACGATCGGGATGAAGCCACCGATGAACGTCAGGGTCGCCAGCACCAGCGCCAGCGGAACACCGAGAATTACCAGTCCCAGACCGATGAAGAAGGCGTCGATGAAACTGACGATGGCCTGAGTTCGGATGAACCCGCCGAGAGTCGCCCACATCCGTGAGAGCACCTCGCCCAGATGGCGTCCGGCGCGGCCACCGGAGAATCCGTGCAACCACGGCAGGAACTTCGGCCCGTCCTTGACGAAGAAGAACGTCAGTACCAACACCAGCGCCAGGGTCACCAACAGTGAGCCCGCAGCGGATACGCCGGTGAACACGCCGGTGGCGATGACCTCGCCGCTGTCCTGCAGCCGCGCAACGATGGCCGATACGGCCGAGTCGATCTGGTCGTCGCCGATGTTCAGCGGTGGACCCTTCAACCAGTCCTGAACCTGGGCGATACCGCCCGATGCCTGGTCGACCAACTCCGGTGCCTGCTCGGCGACCGACGGAACGATCAGAGTGATGATGCCGCCGATGACGACGAAGAACACCACGAGCGACACCGATGCGGCCAGAGCGGGAGGAAATCCCAGACGCATCATCAGCTTGGCCGGCGGCCACAGCACCGTCGCGACGATCACGGCGAGCAGGACCGGCAGCAGAATCACCCAGAGGTGCCCGATCAGCCAGCCCAACACCCACGCCCCGGCTGCGATGGAAATGAGGATCAGCGACCATTTGGCCAACCACACACCGCCGACCCCGATGAGGTCACCGCGATCATTGCCGGACGTCTCGGACTTCGACGTCTTACCGGGAACTGCCGATTCGGTCACTGTGGGGTCCTCACATTCGGCGGGTGGCGGTTCGTGAAGAACCATAACGTCCGGCGTACTCAGCCTGTATGTCACCGCCATCGGACGACCCGTCGACGAGACGTGCTCAGGCAGCCTCGTGTGCCAACAACCACTTCTTCACCGGCAGCCCCCACCGGAAACCGCCGAGCGCCCCGCCGATTCGAACCACCCGGTGGCACGGCACGAACAGCGCGGCGGCATTGCGCGCGCACGCCGACGCAGCACCGCGAATCGCTGCCGGTCTTCCGGACAGTTCGGCGAACTCGGAGTAGGTCACCGGTGCGCCGGGCTCGACGGTGCGCAGTACTCCCCAGGCGTGCATGAGAAATTCGCCTGATCGTTGCGCGACGGCAACGGAGTCGATGACGGTCAGCTCACCGCGGTGATAGTTCTCCACGGCGCGCGTCACGTCACCGAGATCGGCCACCCTGCGCACGGTGTCGGGTCGCATCGTCGGGTGGATCAGGACGCGGAGTTCTTCGACATCGGCGGTCCACCCGGAGGCGAGGACGCGCTGATCGTCGTCGACGATGGTGCTGAACGGCCCGATCGGAGTGTCCTGGGTGGCGGCGGTGGCAGTCATGGCTGTCTTCTTTCCAGTGCGGTGATCCACAGGTGCATCGAGACGTAAGAACGCCACGGAGCCCAGCGGGCAGAGTTGTCCAACGAGATGTCGAGTGCCTGAGCACCTTGGCGGACGACGAGATCGGTATCGAGCAGAACATCGGGATCGCCGAGTAGCCGCATCACGACGTACCGGGCGGTCCAGGGTCCGATTCCTTTGAGCGCGAGCAGCTCTCGCTCCAGTTCCGGCCCTTCTCGCGCGGGATGCAGCACGACGGTTCCCGACGCGATGGCGTCGGCGACGCGGATGACGGTCTGCACCCGGGCGGCAGGTCCGGTGAGAACTTCGTGGCCACGTTCGGCGATCACGGCTGGCTCGGGAAACAACCTGGTGACGGTTCCGTTGCCGAGATCGAGTGGCGCACCGAGAGCATCGACGAGCCGGGCGGTGTGGGTGGCCGCAGCCTTGAGCGAGATCTGTTGTCCGATCACGGTGCGCAGCAACATCTCTGCGCCGTCGACCACTCCGAGGGCGCGGATGCCCGGGTGGGCGTCGACGCTCGGTGCCAGCTGCGGATCCGTGCGCAGGGCGTCGTCGACGGCGAGTGGATCGGCGTCGAGATCGAGCAGGTGGCGAATCCGAGCGACGGCCGGGGCAAGATCGCGCATGTCCTGCAATGTCACTGCGGCGCTGACGAATCCGTCCATCACCCGCAACGCCACGAGCCCGGCGGCATGCGGCAGGCGCAGCGACCGCACGTATTCGCCATCCTCGGAGAAGGATTCGATGCCCTCGACCACGTGGCCCCGCAGGAACCACTCGATCCAGCCGCGATCCAGCGGCGGGCGGTACGGCAAGCGCAGGGTGACCGTTCCACCCGCGGTCGCAACGGCCGTGCGGTGTGCTTCTCTGCGCAGTGTCGACGGATCGACGGCGAAGACTTCTTTGATGGTGTCGTTGAATTGCCGAACGCTGGAGAAGCCGGCCGCGAAGGCGACGTCGGCCATCGACATGTCGGTGGTCTGAATCAGGGTGCGGGCGGTGTGGGCGCGGTGCGCGCGGGCCAATGCCAGCGGTCCTGCACCGACTTCGGCCGTCAGCACGCGCGTCAACTGACGGGTCGAGTAACCGAGGGTGCTGGCGAGGCCGTCGACGCCACCACGTTCGACGGCTCCGTCGGAGATCAGTCGCATGGCACGAGAACTGAGGTCCGAGTGGATGTTCCAGCGTGGGGAACCGGGGGTGGCGTCGGGCTGGCAGCGGCGGCAGGCTCGGTAGCCGGATTGTTGCGCCGCCGCTGCGGTGGCCATGAACGAGACGTTGCCGGGCTTGGGTGTGCGGGCCGGGCAGGAGGGTCGGCAGTAGATGCCGGTGGTGGACACGGCGGTGAAGAACTGGCCGTCGAACCGTGCGTCACGCGAGGAGACCGCGCGATAACACCGATCGAAGTCCAGTTCTTGCACCTGCCGTTCGCTGCTCATGCACCTACTGTGTCAGCGCGGACGCGTCGGTGCTAGCGGAAATCGGACATCACCGTGTCAGCAGCAGCGTGCCCCCGGGTTTCGGTCCGCCTCCGCGTGCCGATCCTTCCAGTACTGCCGCACGGTCGGCGGTTCCTGACCGGGGTGGTGGCGGGCCAGATGGGCGACGTATCGGTCGTAATCGTGGTCGCCCATCACCGAGGTGATCCACCACCACAGCCCGCGCATCTAGTGCGCCGATCCGGGGCGACGGACGGTGCCCGCGTCGATCAGCTCGTCCCATTCGGCCTGGATCTTCTTCTCGGCCGGGGTGAGGACGAAACCGGTGGGACCGAAGATCTTCGACGGCACCTCGGGCTCCTCGTTGTCGGGCAGGTTGTCTCCCCGAACGGCCTTGATGCAGACCCACACTCCGGCGAACACGACCACCAGGACGAGTGCCGCGAAGATGATCGACAGCGTGCCCTGAATGAAGGTGTTGCGGATGACGGCGTCGATGGCCTCGGGTGTCTTGGCGCTACCGAACTCGCTCAGGCCCTGCGCCTTGGCGTCGCGGAACTGCGAGTGCTGCGTCCAGTAGCCGATGGCCGGGATGGAGGAGAAGATCTTCTGGTACGACGCCGTCATGGTGACGATGAGGTCCCAGGCGAGTGGAACTCCGGGGATCCAGGCCCACTTGTAGAGGCCACGCTTGACCACGATGACGAGTACCACCGTCAGTGCGATGGCGGCCAGCAGTTGGTTCGCGATACCGAACAGCGGGAACAGGGTGTTGATTCCGCCCAGTGGATCGGTGACACCCATGAGAAGGATTGCGCCCCAGGCTGCGACGACGATCAGCGAGCAGATCCAGGCACCAGGACGCCACGACGGATCCTTGAACTTCTTGGCCGATGCGCCGGGCAGGTTGCCGATGCTGTCGGAGAGCATGAAGCGTGCGACGCGGGTGCCGGCATCGACCGTGGTGAGGATGAACAGTGCCTCGAACA
This genomic window contains:
- a CDS encoding DNA recombination protein RmuC gives rise to the protein MNILTAFGLLVALGIGAVVGWLLHASRMGDRAVRAEAQLAALREHEGILRQSLSAVNEDSARRNSTVIGQQVSHLVEPLHDAVDALSEHVRQVEHNRIRAYAGLSEQVTGMHRASMHLSTQTGQLVTALRAPQIRGRWGEIQLERVVELAGMLKHCDFHTQVSKDGIRPDMIVRLAGGRQIVVDAKVPFAAYLDAAQDEDPGAREKNLRRHAKQLRTHIDQLADKAYWQAFEPTPEFVVLFVPGDPFLDAALTSDTGLLEYAFGRNVILATPTTLVALLRTVAYTWKQESLAEDAARIQQLGRELYTRIGVVSTHLDKLGAHLGKAVESFNSTVGSVDTRVSVTARKLHELELFDAEPVDIARVDERPKLSDSSRYRHDFGHVSDAVG
- a CDS encoding AAA family ATPase — protein: MRLHSLEITAFGPFAGTETVDFDALGADGLFLLHGHTGAGKTTVLDAVAFALYGTVPGARREGKRLLSDHAAKGAVPQVTLEATLGGRRIRIVRSPEFLRPKLRSTGTTKQHAKASLTWLDGRGQNLTRLSEIGDAVNALLGMSADQFFQVVLLPQGEFARFLRADSDERGNLLERLFDTGRFGDVEEWFAQRRRELAAELADAHHAIDIMLGRVSQASGVPEPAGEDGEQPDPLEWAADVLDEARQNRTLAQGRAVLIDAAARRASVALTKATAVVDLQRRRALAEGQLVQYREGETVRAARRIELADSAAAGPIADTAADLRLARLATDAATSALAAAEHALPSTAEGRRFHAALHWPPAPADPSAERTVVAQFVRDWTTDVARLQSLLGLAREADRLDGTLADCRAQQRTTAAAIERTVQSQASMPEKIGAVESRLARASSAEAELPGLEERCDRARAAAESALDLVRTRATLAEAERARDSARAAHNTAWAHLLDLRERRIDGMAAELAARLEAGKPCVVCGSEVHPHPAAASTSTVTKAQEDKAAAAERKAAAALEQAVAVVAEAQRGVDLLHHRTGGESAAELTRILDAATTAVQDARARAADVEPATAELHRLRSESDALTVRLHDLVASRSAVDERISATEESLTQMRASVAEEVNEGASLVDRIAEREALIDGARRIQEARIAWLDATARADELTAELDRRVQASSFESVDAAAGAVLAADRVEQIETELRTAEEARAHAEHVLREPAIVDVAGRPPVDLEPLAHACSELDEKVRAAAAEVAECRRRADDLERLITELFTAAQAIAPQRAEFDELANLADVVAGRGQNARKMSLRSYVLASRLEDVAESASARLRRMSSGRYEFVHSDEAGVRGKRGGLGLDIRDDYTGVVRSAKTLSGGEAFLASLSLALGLADVVAAESGGVVLDTMFIDEGFGTLDADTLESVMSVLDELRAGGRVVGVVSHVDEMRQRIPSRLYVKRERTGSTLQVVAS
- a CDS encoding lipid droplet-associated protein, with protein sequence MTRVPFAARVAAGVAVTVVEEARKLPGSALMLPMTVVSEALARGMRFQQQVTALAIKGDLIIATLPVIGTPTEEQPAWASFDDDGDETFDTESRFDAAVITDDVDVPDATVAEPVAANGRFALYSTPPLDEPVQDTSAKRAPSADKPEIVEMIDFDTLALAQLRARLRTLSIEDLETLLEYENDTLSRAPFQTMLANRITTAKAK
- a CDS encoding 4-hydroxy-3-methylbut-2-enyl diphosphate reductase, giving the protein MSSAVPLNLGIAQSAGTGASSYAGGKRVLLAEPRGYCAGVDRAVETVEKALEQHGAPVYVRKEIVHNRHVVETLSDRGAVFVEETDEVPEGSLLVFSAHGVSPAVHTSAAERNLRTIDATCPLVTKVHQEAKRFARDDYDILLIGHEGHEEVEGTAGEAPEHIQLVDGPESVDNVTVRDENKVIWLSQTTLSVDETMLTVAKLRERFPTLQDPPSDDICYATQNRQVAVKAMAPECDLVIVVGSKNSSNSVRLVEVALGAGARASYLVDYAKEIDLAWLDGVETIGITSGASVPEILVQGVIELFAEHGYADVQPVTTANETLVFSLPRELRPAR
- a CDS encoding DUF6542 domain-containing protein, giving the protein MSTSQRARSGVPLDHRSILATLPGVPAWGAVAIAAGLTFLGFLIDAARGTELTGAFAFMYILGCIAGVLLVRFRGLFTAMVQAPLILFVAVPLSYQYFTDNAGTSLKDIILNVAIPLVNRFPLMLLGTVVAVGLGVLRIVLKRQNTHAPTLRRSQKTEGTVRRSRKPGDDKATRAQRRAQDERPERSRRRAAAADRSTDSAAEATDIVPGPYVGRRNTDSRPRPDTEPRSSSSPRRSAASAPQTRYAATDSPRQDYKPEYQKPEYPRTQYPQGQSREAQRPQPSEPRFSAEPRYSTEPRRERSARVHAPREVADPYSTGARPVVTPRTNGSAAPGSPAEDGQGNHALPTPHRDDIPPHPVPRVRYRDRHSD
- a CDS encoding exonuclease SbcCD subunit D, which codes for MRILHTSDWHIGRTFHGVDLLADQGAVLRSIAELVAAQSIDVVVVPGDIYDRAVPSADAVLVCNRGLEAIRAAGAVIVATSGNHDSPARLGAGAAFASAGGLHLMTRVGDVATPVVIDDEHGCVAFYGIPYLEPETTRLELDVPTARTHADVLGAAMDRVRGDLAARSEAGQRVRSVVLAHAFIVGGEATGSERSISSGGIETAPASAFDGVDYVALGHLHSPQTLTDRVRYSGSPLPYSFGERSHHKAVWIVDLDADGLGTVERVDLPVVRGLARIEGTLEELTTDAAYCEFEDHYVSAVLTDEVRPVDAMRLLQQRFPHAIHLEWRRPEGSGELRYRDRVRGRSDLDIATSFVTDMRSVPTAAESALLSRALASVQRETEATRGSATTADRGAA